ACTACAGTTCAACACGAGGACATCGATTTCAAGAGGTGAGATTTGGGTTTTAGATAAAAGGTCATCAATGACGGGAAAGAAAAGCATTTCAGCTTCATGAATGGCGTCTCGAAAGTAATTTGTGGGCGGTATATAGAGTAAAGCGGGTGGAAGGTAGGTTTCTTCTCCTTGACCTGAAGAAGTAACTAGTTTCGCCATGTGAGAGATGCTATCTTGGTCGAAGCATTTGAACATTGTGACATGTTCTATGAATGTTGATGACGGAATCCTACAACTACTAGGAGGCTTTAGACATGCAAAATCTACTAGGTAAATGGCTTGAGAATTTGATGGGAGTACACTGAAATGTCTGAAGGTGAAGAATAGCACTAAGAGAAGGAATAACGAGGCGAGGAAGAGATGAGTAATGGGTAATCTGAATATGAATGTAAGATAGAATTCTATGCATATTACAGAAATGAGAAACAAAAGGTTTAAATGATGAAATAGAGTTTGAAGGAAGTAGTCTTTCAGGAGGTTTGAAGCTTCCATTTTAGAGATCTGCTGGTAATTTGAATGGATAATGTGACTAGTACTGCATATATTTATAGCTGAACTGTCGACTGAAATGCTTTAGGTGACAGGGCGTTCAAATAAAATGCAGTTGACCACATTTGTATGTGCATGAACACATGTTTGAAGATGGGCGTGTTACTTACATGGCATCCACTGATTATAGCGCGTCTCTGTCAACTTACAACTGCCGGACTGTCCATCAGGTTAAGAAAACTTGAATTGGCCACATTAATTTAGCCCATACTTCAAATAAACCTTAGTATTTCTTCATGGTTGTCTGTAGAAAACTGCACACTGACATAACTTAGCCCATCCCTTTGCATTATTGCTTCAAGGTCTTAGGTTTATATTAGTAGTTTTCAAGAATTTTGATAATTTCTTACTTTTATTTTATCAAGCATTGAAGTGAAGCCATGTATATACATATGAGATTGAGCATGGGCATGGGCGTCATGCTAGCATGTGTATCATAATAGAACTTGATACACCTTCTTTAGAAGTTTGCATAGCGGCTTGTGGGAGACCCCTCGCATGTGGGAGGGTTATGATATGATTATCAGCGCCATAAGATTCATTTATGGTTGCTCTTTCGAATCCACGACATACGACATTGTACTTAGCTGGTCACACCcagaatttccttttttttttttttttttttagtcacACCCAGAATCAGTTCGTGCTAAATTTCAACTCCCACCAATCTAAGTAACAAATTTGAAGGAATAAAGGAAAATGAATGTTACGTCCTCATGAGTCATAATCCATGCATTCTTAATTAAACCTTGAACCCTGGTAATTTTTTGAGATCCATAGCAAGACTTAAAATTTCCTGATAGCGGCACTGCATGGTGTTCATATATTGCATGGCCATTTTGCAAGTTACGTTACCATGTTACTTAGCGGGTATTAAAAAAAATGCTGGGCTCAACTGGGCTTAGTAACCCATAAAGCCCCCTCCTCCCTCAGCAAGAGAgacttaaaaaaagaaaatgaaaaattttATGTTTCAGTTTTCCCCCAAATCGAACCAGTGAATCGTACTAGTACTCTTTATTTCCAGGGTTTTAGTTTCTTTCTCAAACTCCTTCTCTCTCCATTGAAGCATTTCTTCTCTCCATCCACAGGTACTATCCCTCTCTTTTCGTTTTGATTTTGATgtatattttgtttattcatgTTTTGGGTTTAGGGTGTAGGATATAGGTTCCGCCCCTTCTAAGTGTTTGTTGAAATTCCTGAATTGATCCAAGATTCCTTTTGATAGAGGTAGTATGAATTTAGTTCTAATGCGACAAACATCATTAAAATGCTTGGTGTTTCTTTCTACTCACTTTAATGGTAGGTTAAGTGTTTGATAATTTGTCTCTCTAAACCCTCTTAACTGGTAACTTGTAAGTGTCACTTGTTTATTATTTTGTGGAATGACACTTTAAGGAAGGGATAAACCTCAATTAGAGGGGATGGATTGGGTGGATACAACACTTCTAGTGAAAAGTAAAGAAATTTCGCCCACAAAGTATATTTGGGTCCATTAGTAAGTTACTGACTTTAGAGTATAACTTCATCCCATATTGTTTTTGCCTCACTTAGTATAGCAAATGCTTGTTATGTTGATGGTTAGTGATCGTAATATAACTTATACACTGTTAGACGCACATTAAGGTGGGGCATAGTTAGTTACTAGAAATTAGCTTGATATGTATCCTGCCAATGATAATGATATAACAAGAGTACCAAATTAGACGATGAGGTGAGAATAATAATCAGAACCTTCAATGTTTCACAATGATTAGCAGGAATAATGATTGTTCTATGGTTGAACCATTCCTCTCCTCCCAAGCTTGTGATTCCCTTAGGTAGGTACGTAGATGTTTCCGGTGACAGGGCGTTCGAATAAAATGCTGTTGACCGCTTTGTAGTGTGTGCATAAGCAAAAATTAGAAGATGGGTGTGTAACTTACATATCATGGCACTGATAGCGCATCTTTCTTAACTCACAACTGTCAAACTGTCCATTTAATCAGGTAAAGAAAACTTGAATTGACCACATTTCGCCCATTCCCCCGCATTATTGTTTTAAGATCTTATGTTTATATCAATAGTTTATCATTATTGATGATTTTATACTTTTGTTTTATCAAGCATTGAATTGAAGTCATGTATGTACAGACGAGATTGAGCATGTATATCATTATAGAACTTGATATATCTTCTTTAGACATCAAGTTTGTATAGTGGCTTGTGGGAGACCCTCACATGTGGGGGATGATTATCATCGCCAGACATGAGATTCATTTATGATTCCTCTTTTGAGTCCCCGACATTGAACTTAGCTCCTCGCCCCCAGAATCAGTTCATTAAGTCTCAATTCCCCAATCTACGTAACAAACTTGAAAGAGAAGTACAACGAAAATGAAAGTTATGTGCCTCATGAGTCATAAGCTGTGTATTCTTAGTTAAACCCTGGTGTGTTTCGAGATCCATAGCTAGATTTAAATACAATGGGTCTCTGCTGGTATTGTCGTCAGTTGCAAGTAACCATGTTAGTGGGGGTTTCGTTTATCCGATCACTGATGATCTCTTTCAGTTTAGCAGTGAGTTCTTCACATATCTATTTGTTCTATGCATGATGCATTTACTCACTCCTTAAATGCCACTTATTTTTGCACTCGTCAAACGCTAGACCTAAGCATCTACTTTGTAGGTGTTGAACTATTGACAATAACAGAGAGTAGGACATTTTTCGAATCTGTACGGTGTTAAGGTTTTGAAAATGAAGTAGCAGTATTTAGGAGCTCCAACTACAAGTTACTTTCTCAAAACAAACAGTAATTACCAAATACATGACAAGGTAAATCGTTGAGCCAAGTAGGAAAAATGGTGCCGGTGCAAACTGTCATCAAACAATAGAACACCATTTGATAGATGTAACAAATTAGCTGTTTTGACCGACCTCCTTATTCAACTACGCTGGCATTTAAGACCCATCTATTTGATTCAACTGGGCTTAGTAACTCTTAATGCCCCTTCCCTCCCTTGGCAAGacttaaaaaatgaaaattttatgttTCAGTTTTCCCCGAATCGTACCAGTGaaccatattacttgttattagtcatttccatggtttttgtttctttctcaaaATCCTCCATTTGAAGTAATTCTTATTTGCATCCAATaggtactctctctctctcttcgtTTTGATAGTTACAtgtgttctgtttttgtttttgttttgggttAGGATTTAGATGTAAGCTATAGGTCTCTTCCTTTTAGGTGTTTGTTGAACTTCCTGAATTGGTTTTGTGCCATGATCCAAGAAATTTAGTAaatgtggtaatttagttgtataTAGTGCGAAATTTATTGAGGTTCACATTTTTGAAAGGGTCTTGGTTGTTAATGCTTGATTATTGGAACAAGGTTGTTTTATTAGATTGGAGGTGTATGTTAGACTTAAGCTTAGAAACAAATGTTATACTGAATTTTAATTGGAAAGGGGAGGGTATCGCATGGACAATAATGTGCCGTCAGTGGTGTGCCTGGAGGAGTAGGTAGTGGATATGATGGTGATAATGTATCAGTCAGTTTAATCGTAATCCCCGCCATAAATCTGGGATTTGGGCCATTTGGCCTCCCCTTTGTGTTAGTTATCTTTAGGAAGCTCGagattttgtttgtgttttttagGTTGTATAATTTGGATTGTCAGGAATATCTTTCATATTGGTTGGACTGCTTTTCATTGAATATATGATGTTCGAACAATTGAGTCTCAGTTCCATAAACTAGTAATAAAAAATCTGAAATTTAGCATGAATGCATAATCTTATTGTTTTTactctttgttaatgttttaaggGAAATCACTGTCTTCTTATTTGTGAAATGCTGCATAATGTGATATCATGTTACAGAATGAGACTGTGTAGGTCAAAGTCTACAAAGAGTACAAGCTTAATAAGGAGAGATGTTTACGCTGCATGTTGGAATGTTActtatgtttattatattgccTTGAGATTAGAAAATGAAATAGAGATCTTAATAGAGATCAAATGTGTCTTAGGTGTTCCAAGTTTGACGAAAATGCTGATACCTAATACCATGACTTTCAAGGTTTTAGCATGATACTGATTCTGTCTTCCATTTACTCACTCCTTCAATCCAATTCATTTTTGCACTTGTAGCACGCTACACCTAGGCATCTACTGCGTGTTTTTTCCATCTACTTGACTGTAAACCATAGAGCTAAGTAGGAAAATGGTAGCGATGCAAACTGTCTTCAGACATTAAACCACAATGAGTTGTTTTGACACACAGTTTCAGTCTTACCAAACATTAAAACACGATATCAGCCTCTCCTCTCCAGGAAAACAATGAAATACACACAATCTCGCTCTCAAATACACAATTTCATGTTATCAGCCTAGCACCAATTTGGTATTTTACTTCTTGCAATGTGAAGGTGAATTGTTGCATCTTACTCCTCCCTTCATTATTAAAATTCCTGAATTGGTTTCACCAAGGATCCAAGATACCAAGAAATTCAGTAATGTAATTATTTGGGTGTATATAATGTGATCATTTTGGAGTAGTCTCGTGGAACACGATTTTATTAGATTGAGGGTGTATGTTAAGAGTTCAAATTGatttttgggacaaaggttaagtttttaggttcttgatactttatttttggaacacAGTTTTCTGTAAGATCGAAGGTGTATGTTAAGAATTCAGCATACTAATAGATGGTGTGCTGAATTTTAGTTCTGCTCATTCTGATAGGGAGGGAATAGCATGGACAATGTTGTGTCTTTAGTGGGTGGTGTTGTCGGAGGAGGAGCAGGTGGTGCCCACCACAAATGTGGAATTCTGCTTCCCCTTTGTGTTGGTATATTTTATGAGTTTGTTTTGTGTAAAAGTCATTTCATTGATTTGAAATATCTTCCACACCAGTTGGATTGTTTCTCATTAAATATGTGATAATCAAAGAACTGAACCTCAGTTGTCAGTTCCAAAAACTAGTAATCAACATTTTGAAATTTAGCATAACTGCATAATCTAGTTATTGTGCATTTGTTAATGTGATTAGGGAAAACACTGTCTTATCCGTGAAATGCTGCATTATGTATCATAATACAGAATGAGACTAAGTAAatagcaaagtctacaaagaacGCGAGCTCAATATGGAAAGATGTGTATGATGTATGCTGGAACGTAACTTATGTTGatattagaagaagaaatagagaTCTTAGTAGAGGCTCAAATGCGTGTTCTAGATATTTCAAGTTTCACGACAATGCTAATACCTAATACCATGACTACCAAGGTTTAGCATGATCCTGATTCTGTCTTCCATTATGTATCTTATCTCATACGGTTCATTTTGTGTGGCAGTTAAAGATGGTTATCCCACCTCCTGTCAGACCAGATAGAATTACAAAGTTTCTGAAGCCATACGTGTTAAAGATGCACTTTACAAACAAGTATGTGAACGTGCAAGTTATCCACTCACCCACCGCCACAGTGGCTGCCTCTGCGAGCTCTCAGGAGGTAGTGTTAAGAGAGGTCATGGAAAACAAACGGGATGTTGCTGCAGCAGCAAAGATCGGAAAGATATTGGGGGAACGGTTGTTGATCAAGGATATCCCTGCTGTTTCAGTGTTCCTAAAGAGAGAGCAGAAATATCATGGTAAGGTTAAAGCTGTTATTGATTCTTTGAGGAACTCTGGTGTAAAGCTACTTTGATAAAAGCTCACTTCTGTGCTTAGGAGGTTGAGAAGCTTTGTACCAAACAACAAGCAGctagcttttctttttctttttagtctGTCAGGACTCTTGACTCCATTGATATTTCTTTGTTTCGGGCACTCGGTCTGTGAATGAATTAGACTACTCAGGAATGCTTGTTTTGGTGCCTTCAAGTCCTTTGAATTCTGGCTATGGTAATTCATTATGACTGCTTTATGGACAGTGACTACATCATA
The nucleotide sequence above comes from Papaver somniferum cultivar HN1 chromosome 8, ASM357369v1, whole genome shotgun sequence. Encoded proteins:
- the LOC113304535 gene encoding uncharacterized protein LOC113304535 — protein: MVIPPPVRPDRITKFLKPYVLKMHFTNKYVNVQVIHSPTATVAASASSQEVVLREVMENKRDVAAAAKIGKILGERLLIKDIPAVSVFLKREQKYHGKVKAVIDSLRNSGVKLL